Genomic segment of Parabacteroides pacaensis:
TCAGAACAGGAAAGCATGTTGAGGAGGCATTTAAACTCTACCATCCTGGTATAGATATGGTCGTTAGCGTAAAAGAGACGGACTCTAATCCTTATTATGTCTGTTTTGAAGAAAATAAAGATGGATTTCTTCATGTATCGAAAGGTGAAGGTGGCTATACACGTCGTCAAGACTGCCCACCGGTGTATGAATACAATGGAGCAATCTATATTATTAATCCAAATAGTTTGAAATCGATGCCCCTTAATAAATTTACAAAACGAGTTAAGTATGTTATGGATAGGGAACATTCTTTGGACCTTGATACTATGATGGATTGGCATGTGGCAGAATACATGATTAATACAGGTGTGATTGTCTCACAAATCTAACTATGAAATAATTAGAGAGTCAGGATGAATACAATTCATATAATTTCAAAAAACTTTCTTATTATTGATGCAATTCGGCGCATTAATGAGATACACAACGAACCGCTGGTACTTTTTGTAGTTGATGAAAACAATGCTATGTGTGGTACGCTTACCGATGGGGATGTACGTCGTGCTTTGATTAAAGGTATAAATGTGAATGCTCCTATCGTCGATGCTATGCATCGCAATTTTAATTTTTTACGTGTTGGCGTAAACGATGGAGTAGAAGATATTCATAGGCAACGTGAGCTAAATATGCGTCTGGTGCCTGTTTTGGATGGTGACAATCATATATGTGAAATTATTAATCTTGAACGTTATCGCACAAAACTCCCGATTGATGCGGTGCTCATGGCTGGAGGGAAAGGTGAGCGTCTTCGACCTTTAACAGAGCATACTCCTAAACCGCTTATCAAAGTGGGGGACAAATGTATCATTGATTATAATATTGACCGTTTGCTTTCTTATGGGGTGGAACATATTTCTGTTACAGTCAATTATCTGGGAGAGCAGATTGAAGAACATTTTCAAGAGGAATGCGAAGGAGTGAAGATTGTTACGGTTTGTGAACCCAAATATCTTGGCACCATTGGCAGTGTTAAGTTTGTAGAGACTTTTTATAATAATACTGTCTTGGTGATGAACTCTGATCTCTTCACGAACATTGATTACGAAGATTTTTATCTCCACTTCTATCAGCATGACGCTGATATGAGCGTTGCTGCTGTACCTTATGTTGTGAAGGTCCCTTATGGTGTATTCAATCTTGATGGTAGAGAGATAAAAGGAGTGATGGAGAAGCCGACTTACAGCTATTATGCCAATGCCGGCATTTACCTGATTAAAAAGGAATGTCTCAATCTCATTCCTGAAAATGAATTTTTTAATGCCACCGATTTTATGGATAAGTTGATAGCCGCTCGTCATAAAGTAATTCGTTATCCTCTATCCGGATTTTGGATAGATATAGGCCAACATGAAGAACTGGCACGTGCCAGGGAGATGGTAAAACACATGAAAGGATTTTAATTCCTAAATATAAATCACTTTAATAATAAAGGTATGAAGTATTGCACTAAGTGCGTGATGCCCTCTACAAGACCCGGCATCACATTTGATGAGAATGGAGTATGTTCCGCTTGTCAGAGCTATGAAAATCGTAAGAATGTAGATTATAAAGCTCGCTTCAAAGAGTTGGAAGCATTGTGTGACAAATATCGTGGAATGAATGGTCCTAATGGTTACGATTGCATGATTGCTGTCTCCGGAGGTAAGGATTCCCATTATCAGACGTATATTATGAAAGAGGTCCTTCGAATGAATCCATTATTGGTTTCTGTCGAAGATAATTTCCCTATGACCACTGCGGGAATGCATAATATCAAAAATATCTCAGAGGCTTTTGGTTGTGACATTATCAGTATGAAACCTAATATTAAAGCTCAGAAAGCTATTATGAAGAAGACGTTTGAGAAGTATGGTAAACCTACCTATTTCATAGACCGTTATATTTATACCTATCCTTTATGGATGGCTTTGAAATTCAATACTCCTCTGTTGGTTTATGGTGAAAATGTAAGTTATGAATACGGTGGTAATGGAAGTGTAGAAACTTATTCAGCCCGCGATCAGATATCCAATGGGGTAGGTTCTGGTATTCCAGGACAAGAGCTTTTAGGGGATGGCGTTACGCTGAAAGACTTAAATTTCTTTGAACCACCTACAGTGGAAGAAATAAATAAGCTCGAACCTATTTACTTAAGCTACTTTGTTGAATGGAACAGCTTCAAAAATTATGAAATAGCCAAGCGTTATGGATTCCATGACTTGACTCATGAATGGAAAAGGACACATCATGTTGAGAATATGGATCAAGTGGATAGTCGTGCTTATTTGGTCCATCCATGGCTTAAATTTCCAAAGTTTGGTCATGCTACAGCTACTGACTATGCTGCCCGTATGGTACGTTATGGAATGATTACTCGTGATGAAGCATTCAAATTAGTTAAAGCGCACGACCATGCTCTTGATCCATTGTGTGTGAGAGACTTCTGTGAATTTTTAGGTTACACGGAAAAAGAGTTTTGGGATATTGTAGATAAACAATATAATTGTGACCTCTTTGAGAAAGATACTAATGGTTGTTGGGTACTGAAGAAGTAAAGTAAGCGTCCAATTTCCACGTCTTGCCCCAGTGATTGTTAGGATTTACCTTTGCATGGTAAAAAAAATCATGTACAGTAACGAAGAATTAGAAAAACTATGGTTCCTCTACAAATTGGAGGGGCAATCGCAAAACCTGTCGATAGAATCGTTTTGCAAGCAGCAGGGAGTTTCCTATCGGGCATTCTACAAATGGTTTAGAGATCGCAAGAAAACAGTGGTACCGGTTAATGTAATGGGTATGAATGAGGATGAGAAGAGGGAAGAGACGTTAGATACACTGGAAGGGCTTTCGGAAAAATCGTCTCAAGTGTCGACAGTGTGAGTCTTATTTTAGAGAGTGGAGTACAGATAACCAAGAATAATCTAAGCTATCGGGAGCTTGAAGAGCTGATAGGAAAGTTGGAGGTTCTATGCTGACGATCTCGGGCTTGAAAAAGTTTTATTACCTGCCTCATTTTCATGATATGCGTTGTGGTTATGCCCGGATAATGGAAGTAATAAAAATGAGTTGCCATCGAGACCCATACAATGGGGATGTGTATTTTTTCATGTCTAAAGACAATCGGACGGTTCGCATGGTCATGTATGAGAAGCACGCCTTTCATGTTCATTCCTGCACTTTTGCCGCGGGGTATAGCTTTATGAAAATAAAAATAGAGAAAGATAGATATTTTTATTAGGTGGATTGGAAGGACATTGTCTCGATTTTAGAGAGTCCTGTGGTGAAGGAAATTAGGCTCAAGAAACATGCGAGTTTATATTGTATTAAACAATTGATATTCAGATAAATAAGTGCTTGGATGTTTGGTGCTTTGGTATATTTTGAGTATCTTTACACCTATAATATTTGAGCATGGAATTAGAGGAAATATTAGAAAGAAAGTTTTATAGAGAACAGCTGGAGCGTTCCAGAGAAGTCCGGAGGCAACAACCGATTTCATGCGACGATATGAGTGAGAGCGAAAAAGAATCCTTTATCAATTTTGTAGTCTCGGAATCCCGTAAAAAGGATGAACGGATAGATAGGCTGCAGGATGCCAATGACCGGCAGAGTGAAAGTCTGAGCACTATGCAAAAGACGTTAGATAGCATAGAGAAAAAATTTGATACCTCACAGAAAACTATAGAGCAACTCCATACCCAACTGAACACTCTAGGAGGTACATTGAAATCGGTGGAATCAGAGTTAAAGAAGTTTCGACGGGAAGCAGAAAAATATAAGAGCCTTTACGAAGTTCTTAAAACAGAAAAATTCTCCTAAACGAGCCAGAGCAGTAAATACAGTCGGCACTCCTCTGGACGGGATGATGAGAAAGATGAATGAGACGGAAGTCACAATGATAAAGAAACAAAAGTATCGAAGAAGGAAGAGGTCCCATCAGAAGATCAGCCCTCAGATATTGCTGGTAAGGATACGAATTGCCCTTCAGGGAACACCCCAAAGAAAATGGACCGTCCTTACCGCTTGGGATTAAAATACGATACGATGAAAGCCCAATCGGCCGTATTGCATAAATGTGACCGTTCCCGTATCCCCTCGGATGCCGTGATTATCAAAACGGAAATACGAAGTACTTACCACTCTATCAGCCGGATAGAAGAGCAACAGGTAGAGTATATCACCTATCGCACCCGGGAGGGAAGACTTATCACGGCCTTTTATCCGATGAAAGGAGCAGCTGAGGCAGTAGTTAGGGAAAAACTGAAAGAGGATCTAAAGGCGGCACGTTGTGAAGGGATAACCCCCATTTTGAAAAACTTTCACGGCACTTATGTCTCGGTGGATATGCTTGTAAGTTTAGCCTTCAATAAGTATATGATGAATACGCCTGTTTATTGCGACATGAGTCCTGTTGAACATGTCTGTTGCATGGCGCATGTAAGGGCTAAATTCCAAAAAGCGTTGGAGCGGGGAGGGGAGGAAAGGTCAAGGAGGTTTATCAATTGGATCGGCAAGCTGTATAAGTTTGAAGAAGACTACAAAAAGGAACAACTTTCCCCCGCAGAAATAAAGCGACGACGAAATTCGGCGATCACCACCAGTCTTATTGGCGATCTTTGGCAGGAGTTGTCACGACTTCAGGATGAATCCATACCGAAAGGTGATCTGATGCAAAAAGCATTGAACTACTTTATGCATACATGGGACTGTGTTATGGCTTATCGGCATGACGGTCGGTATGAAATTGACAACTCCGTGGTGGAACGCTTCATCCGCCTGCTGACCGTCGAGCGGAAGAATTCTCTTTTCTTTGGCAGTCATAAGGGCGTGGAAACCTCAGCCGTTTATCACACCTTCATTGCCACTTGCCGGATGCGGGTCTTATCTTTCTGTGAATTTTTGAAAAAATACATCACCGCCATCTTGGATGGACGTACGGATTATGAAAATCTGACGCCCGCTTTGCTTGGCTAACAAATAAAAAATCGCAATAATCACTGTTTAATTTTAGTGTTTTCTTTTGAACCCCTGATCCATAGGGGATTTTCAAAAGGGGAACGTGGAAATTGACGCTTACAGGATTACAATACTGTTAAAGGTATTATAGCCATAAAGGGAGTGCCTACAACATAGTTGATGAGATTATATATTAACAAGTTAAAATCACTTTTGATTTCCAAAAGAGACATTGTCGGTAATGCTTTATATGTGAGTATATTGCAGGTGTTTGTTGTTGCTGCACCGTTGATTACTTATCCTTATTTAGTTAGGGTGTTAGGAACCGAACTATATGGTATTGTTTTATCAGCACAAATGTTAGCTAGTTATGCAAGTTTAATTATTGATTTTGGATCTAATAGCGTATGCGCAAAACATGTGTCAATAAATAGAGATAATTCAGGTAAGTTGTCAGAGATTTTAAGTTCAATACTACTTACTAGGACTATTCTTTTTGTACTCATCTTTTTTGTGTACATGCTTGTTGTTTATCTAATCCCTGTTTATAGAGAATATATATATTTATTTATTATAACATATTTCATTACACTTAATGATGTGCTATTTCCCCAGTTTTTCTTCCAAGGGATTGAGAAAATGAAGTATGTAACTATTATAAATATAGGAGTTAAATTATTCTTTATTCTCTTGATCTTTATACTGGTAAAAAGCGTTGATGATATTTTATTAATACCTTTGCTATATTCTGTTGGATATATGTTGGGTGGTATTTCTTCCTTATTGATAGTCAGATTTAAGTTAGGAATTGGATTTAAGATACCTACATACCATCAGGCTATTATATATGTAAAGGATTCATCTGCGATTTTTGCAACAGAATTGATATGTACAGTAAAAGATAAACTAAACTATCTATTTGTAGGGACCCTTGTGAATATGAATAGTGTAGTGTTGTATGATTTAGCTATAAAGCTTAATAGCTTTTTGACAAAACCTTTAAATGTAATATCCATTGTTTTATTTCCAAGATTCGCAAAGAATAGAAATCTTAAAAAATTAAAGATGGTCATTGTAGGATCTTTTATTTTAACTCTATTTTTGGTTGTTTTAGTGAATATATTTTTACCTCAAATTACCAAATTATTTATTAATGAGACTTCTGATTTGCTACCTATTCGGTTATTTCTTTTAGCACCTCTTATGTTGTCAATAAGTAGTATGCTATCTACTAATTTATTTATCGCTTTCGGATATAATAAATATGTATTATATAGTATTATTATTACAACAATAGTTTATATTATTTCATTATGCTATATTTTGTTGGGGGGGTATCAGAGTAATCTTTATTCGTTTATAATTTTGGCATTAGTATCCTATCTTACTGAATTTGTATATAGGTTATTTGTAGCCTGCAAAATCTATTCATTGAGCAAATAATTGTTGAGGGATGTTGTCGTTACGTACAATGTGTTTGATTTCGGGAGTAGGAATATTTCTTTCTCTTGTTCAGCTATTATTGGGTTTGTTCTTTAAAAACGAATCACTTACAACTTTTTACTCCTGTCAGCTATTCATATTTTATGGTGTGTCTTTATGGTACTCAATCAGACGATACGGTGCAATGAATATTTTTTCATTGCTTTTGATAACAACATTTATATTCACGTTTGGAGGTATTTTTCTTACTCCCTTTACTGATTTAATTGATTATAAGTATTATGATTCTCCTTGGGCGACATTAAGGTATGATGAAAAAATCATCCAAAAGGTTTTAGCTATATATACCTTGTATATAAATTGCTTTGTTTTGTTTTATAACTTGATATCGAGAAATACCTTATGCGAGAAGGCAAACATTAAAATTCCTCTCAATGGATTCTTTTTGAGAGTGGGTAAATATACAATGATTTTGTTCTTACCTTTTGCTTTGTATTTTTCATATACACAAATGCAACTAGTTTTTCAGAATAGAACACTCTTATTTCAATTGGGTTCCAATGCAGAATTGGGTATTCCTTTATACCTTAGATTAACAAATTTATTTTTCCAGGTTGGTTATTTCTTAATGATAGCAAGTGTGCCATCTAAAAAGACATTTTTATCTTTTTCATTTTTATATTTTTGTTCAGTAATACCAATTTTGTTGATGGGTGAACGGGGAGATATTGCTGCTCTCATATTGTTCATCATTTGGTATATGAGTAAAATGTATGATACAAAATTCAGTTTTAAGAAGTTAGGAATGTTGGCTGTTATAATGATGCTTGTTTTTCAAATTCTTGCTTATACACGAACAGGTAGTGAAGTAGAAAATACCTCCTTCTTCTTCTTGATAATAATGTTTTTATTTAGTCAGTCACAAAGTTTTAATATCCTTGCATTGTATTTGTCGTATAACATTGAAAAATTACCTCATAATTACCCTTACTTCTTGGATTCGTGCATAGGAGGTTTAATGGGAGTCTCGGGTCAGTCTTTAGAAACACTTTCGGTAAGATCTAGTATTGGGCATCATTTAGTCTATTATTTAAATCCGGATTATTATCTTGCTGGGGCGTCTTTGGGAACCTCTTTTGTTACTGAAATTTATGAATTTAAATATGTTGGAGTTATCCTTGGTGCACTAGCTTTGGCATATTTTATGTATTTTGTTGAATATAAAATGATGAAGACCCCCTTTCTTTTAATCTTTCTGTTCGATTTTTTTACAATAATATTGTTATCGCCAAGAGGTAGTTTATTACCTAGTATTTATTTTATTATTAAGTATACTTTAGTTGCATTGGTATTAATAACAATGAGTAAGATTTTAACAAGAAAAAAAAATATAATCTAATTTTTATTTATGAAGAAAGTTGATGTAGTTTTAACGGAATCGTTGAATTCAATTATTGGACCTGTTCAAACAATTAAACGTATTATTCGTGAATCTGAATATTTCAGAGAGAATGATTATGAAATTGCAGTATTCACAACGGATAATATTGGTGCTACCAATATTACGAAATTTAAATCTCAAAAGAATTTGTGTATAGAGAGATTAAAGGAGTTCGCAAGATGGTGTGCTCTGCACTCAAAAATTTACGGGAAAGTTCGTCTTGATGCTTTGTTCAATGAGACCCATAGGTTATTGGATTACTACAATTCTTTAAATAGACAGCCTGATATTATTGTATTTCACTCAATTATGGATTGCTATGAGTATTATAAGAACTTCAAGAAAGATAATTCGGCTAAAACAGTTCTTTTTACTCATTCAGATGGTTTTATTATGGCAATGTTGATTTCTTATTTCCCAAAACTTATTGGCACAAAGTACCATAAAGAATTATTGAGAAAGGCTGATTTTGTAATGTCAAATATTGATACAAGTGCCTGTATTGCAAAAATTGAAGAGAAAAATATCCTTGATCAATATCCTCAGATTAAAGGAAAAACATGTCTTGTAGTAAATGGAATCGATGATTTAACAAAAGAACAGTTGCTTGAAGTAGAGGAAATAAAGAAGCTAGAGTACAATTTCCCATATAGGTTAGTATCTGCCGGCTCTATTAATGGAAGAAAGGGGCAGCGAAAAATTATAGAAGCACTTAATAAGCTTCCAAAAGAGTTACAGAAGAAAATATCAGTCTCCTTTATAGGTGATGGTCCAGAAAGGATTACATTATGTGATCTTGTAAAAGAGTATAAACTTCAGAATAATGTGTTTTTTTATGGTGCGGTACCAAATGTTGAGGTATATAAGTATTTGGCAAAATCAAACATTTGTATTTTAATGTCAGAGATGGAGGGATTGCCAATTGCCTTGTTGGAAGGTATACGCGCAGGATTAGCAATAATTTCTACTAATGTATCAGGTATTCCAGAGATTATAACTGAAGATTACAATGGAAAACTTCTTGAA
This window contains:
- a CDS encoding acylneuraminate cytidylyltransferase family protein, which encodes MNPLVIIPARGGSKGIPYKNIKPLQGKPLIYYAIDAARCITDDIHICISTDDDKIIKTVEDYGIDVPFKRPDSLATDTAGTYEVLLHALNHYEQRGESIDVVILLQTTSPFRTGKHVEEAFKLYHPGIDMVVSVKETDSNPYYVCFEENKDGFLHVSKGEGGYTRRQDCPPVYEYNGAIYIINPNSLKSMPLNKFTKRVKYVMDREHSLDLDTMMDWHVAEYMINTGVIVSQI
- a CDS encoding nucleotidyltransferase family protein, whose protein sequence is MNTIHIISKNFLIIDAIRRINEIHNEPLVLFVVDENNAMCGTLTDGDVRRALIKGINVNAPIVDAMHRNFNFLRVGVNDGVEDIHRQRELNMRLVPVLDGDNHICEIINLERYRTKLPIDAVLMAGGKGERLRPLTEHTPKPLIKVGDKCIIDYNIDRLLSYGVEHISVTVNYLGEQIEEHFQEECEGVKIVTVCEPKYLGTIGSVKFVETFYNNTVLVMNSDLFTNIDYEDFYLHFYQHDADMSVAAVPYVVKVPYGVFNLDGREIKGVMEKPTYSYYANAGIYLIKKECLNLIPENEFFNATDFMDKLIAARHKVIRYPLSGFWIDIGQHEELARAREMVKHMKGF
- a CDS encoding N-acetyl sugar amidotransferase, whose protein sequence is MKYCTKCVMPSTRPGITFDENGVCSACQSYENRKNVDYKARFKELEALCDKYRGMNGPNGYDCMIAVSGGKDSHYQTYIMKEVLRMNPLLVSVEDNFPMTTAGMHNIKNISEAFGCDIISMKPNIKAQKAIMKKTFEKYGKPTYFIDRYIYTYPLWMALKFNTPLLVYGENVSYEYGGNGSVETYSARDQISNGVGSGIPGQELLGDGVTLKDLNFFEPPTVEEINKLEPIYLSYFVEWNSFKNYEIAKRYGFHDLTHEWKRTHHVENMDQVDSRAYLVHPWLKFPKFGHATATDYAARMVRYGMITRDEAFKLVKAHDHALDPLCVRDFCEFLGYTEKEFWDIVDKQYNCDLFEKDTNGCWVLKK
- the tnpA gene encoding IS66 family insertion sequence element accessory protein TnpA — protein: MYSNEELEKLWFLYKLEGQSQNLSIESFCKQQGVSYRAFYKWFRDRKKTVVPVNVMGMNEDEKREETLDTLEGLSEKSSQVSTV
- the tnpB gene encoding IS66 family insertion sequence element accessory protein TnpB gives rise to the protein MLTISGLKKFYYLPHFHDMRCGYARIMEVIKMSCHRDPYNGDVYFFMSKDNRTVRMVMYEKHAFHVHSCTFAAGYSFMKIKIEKDRYFY
- a CDS encoding IS66 family transposase translates to MDRPYRLGLKYDTMKAQSAVLHKCDRSRIPSDAVIIKTEIRSTYHSISRIEEQQVEYITYRTREGRLITAFYPMKGAAEAVVREKLKEDLKAARCEGITPILKNFHGTYVSVDMLVSLAFNKYMMNTPVYCDMSPVEHVCCMAHVRAKFQKALERGGEERSRRFINWIGKLYKFEEDYKKEQLSPAEIKRRRNSAITTSLIGDLWQELSRLQDESIPKGDLMQKALNYFMHTWDCVMAYRHDGRYEIDNSVVERFIRLLTVERKNSLFFGSHKGVETSAVYHTFIATCRMRVLSFCEFLKKYITAILDGRTDYENLTPALLG
- a CDS encoding oligosaccharide flippase family protein; amino-acid sequence: MRLYINKLKSLLISKRDIVGNALYVSILQVFVVAAPLITYPYLVRVLGTELYGIVLSAQMLASYASLIIDFGSNSVCAKHVSINRDNSGKLSEILSSILLTRTILFVLIFFVYMLVVYLIPVYREYIYLFIITYFITLNDVLFPQFFFQGIEKMKYVTIINIGVKLFFILLIFILVKSVDDILLIPLLYSVGYMLGGISSLLIVRFKLGIGFKIPTYHQAIIYVKDSSAIFATELICTVKDKLNYLFVGTLVNMNSVVLYDLAIKLNSFLTKPLNVISIVLFPRFAKNRNLKKLKMVIVGSFILTLFLVVLVNIFLPQITKLFINETSDLLPIRLFLLAPLMLSISSMLSTNLFIAFGYNKYVLYSIIITTIVYIISLCYILLGGYQSNLYSFIILALVSYLTEFVYRLFVACKIYSLSK
- the wzy gene encoding O-antigen polysaccharide polymerase Wzy; protein product: MLSLRTMCLISGVGIFLSLVQLLLGLFFKNESLTTFYSCQLFIFYGVSLWYSIRRYGAMNIFSLLLITTFIFTFGGIFLTPFTDLIDYKYYDSPWATLRYDEKIIQKVLAIYTLYINCFVLFYNLISRNTLCEKANIKIPLNGFFLRVGKYTMILFLPFALYFSYTQMQLVFQNRTLLFQLGSNAELGIPLYLRLTNLFFQVGYFLMIASVPSKKTFLSFSFLYFCSVIPILLMGERGDIAALILFIIWYMSKMYDTKFSFKKLGMLAVIMMLVFQILAYTRTGSEVENTSFFFLIIMFLFSQSQSFNILALYLSYNIEKLPHNYPYFLDSCIGGLMGVSGQSLETLSVRSSIGHHLVYYLNPDYYLAGASLGTSFVTEIYEFKYVGVILGALALAYFMYFVEYKMMKTPFLLIFLFDFFTIILLSPRGSLLPSIYFIIKYTLVALVLITMSKILTRKKNII
- a CDS encoding glycosyltransferase family 4 protein, with protein sequence MKKVDVVLTESLNSIIGPVQTIKRIIRESEYFRENDYEIAVFTTDNIGATNITKFKSQKNLCIERLKEFARWCALHSKIYGKVRLDALFNETHRLLDYYNSLNRQPDIIVFHSIMDCYEYYKNFKKDNSAKTVLFTHSDGFIMAMLISYFPKLIGTKYHKELLRKADFVMSNIDTSACIAKIEEKNILDQYPQIKGKTCLVVNGIDDLTKEQLLEVEEIKKLEYNFPYRLVSAGSINGRKGQRKIIEALNKLPKELQKKISVSFIGDGPERITLCDLVKEYKLQNNVFFYGAVPNVEVYKYLAKSNICILMSEMEGLPIALLEGIRAGLAIISTNVSGIPEIITEDYNGKLLEPTVDELVKLLRNIEKYDWATMGVNSREVFEKQYTFTRMKKDYLNMLNKTIER